In one Tepidisphaeraceae bacterium genomic region, the following are encoded:
- a CDS encoding beta-ketoacyl-[acyl-carrier-protein] synthase family protein, with product MPTDLKISSEPIVITGMGLVTALGLSVADTWAAVRANRCGAGVMVDMESPLPPGRDGCQAPPLPADYEPDLPREARYLRWTLSAALRDAKIDGDRLPYDATRCAFMLGTTLHGMRAGGRFLRNENYTELRDFLAGDTLRLASAGLGFAGGAATTCSACSSSLGSIALAMTLLESGQADLVVAGGYDAVSEYAWAGFNALRLVAEGPLRPFSRGRTGMKLGEGYGIVVLERRSDALKRGASVQATVLGYGESADAHHLTQPHPTGDGAQRAMRAALNRAKLEPAQLGLIAAHATGTPDNDASEFAALSSLLGDKLSDVPVVCFKSHLGHTLGGAGAAELILSAMAMRDGVAPATANIGPDDVEYPSLRVTTGAARNATINATLNTSLGFGGANTCIVLGTPQSPIAPGLPGETTIEKTPPASRGLNGHGTREVWITGIGVLLPGIIGNDAFFHATRADHYNRQRTPLVDADYEHLLNARRVRRMSTYAKFTLAAASMACRDAALSDRPDLLADTGAILGTTHGSGTYCNDYYAQVVREGVLAGNPVLFAEGVPNGGAAQLSLMLGLKNACQTIIGARTAGMDALRLAWLRIATGACDRTIVSGGEEGHVAIDKAYEQCGLLTHAVSAGPFTETTGFNSTGGAVSFVMESADSARARGVQPYARMESAHALSGDRELLPRTLARLLELSPTAPHVISSACATWIDRIEANALSRGAPNARIGATYDLCGETFSAGPLLGMAAAMLSRSLPTLARPPINSDLTFARPGERVDRFTTLCTDWNGNATAATISLAPERTITM from the coding sequence GTGCCGACTGACCTGAAGATCAGCAGCGAACCGATCGTCATCACGGGCATGGGCCTAGTGACGGCGCTCGGCCTATCGGTCGCCGACACGTGGGCCGCCGTGCGCGCCAACCGGTGCGGCGCGGGCGTGATGGTCGATATGGAATCGCCGCTGCCACCGGGCCGCGACGGCTGCCAGGCGCCCCCGTTGCCGGCCGATTACGAGCCTGACCTGCCGCGCGAGGCGCGCTACCTGCGTTGGACGCTGTCGGCTGCGCTGCGGGATGCGAAGATCGACGGCGATCGCTTGCCGTACGACGCGACGCGCTGCGCGTTCATGCTCGGCACCACGCTGCACGGCATGCGGGCGGGGGGGCGGTTCCTGCGTAACGAAAACTACACGGAGCTGCGCGACTTCCTCGCCGGCGATACGCTGCGCCTTGCGTCCGCCGGCCTTGGCTTTGCCGGCGGCGCCGCGACGACCTGCTCGGCCTGTTCGTCCAGCCTGGGTAGCATCGCGCTGGCAATGACGCTGCTCGAGAGCGGCCAGGCGGACCTCGTGGTGGCCGGTGGATACGACGCGGTCAGTGAGTACGCCTGGGCCGGGTTCAACGCGCTGCGGCTGGTCGCCGAGGGGCCGCTGCGTCCGTTCAGCCGCGGGCGCACGGGGATGAAGCTCGGCGAGGGGTACGGCATCGTGGTGCTCGAACGTCGCAGCGATGCGCTTAAGCGAGGCGCGAGCGTTCAGGCGACCGTACTGGGCTACGGCGAGTCGGCCGACGCGCATCACCTTACGCAACCTCATCCGACCGGTGACGGCGCGCAACGCGCGATGCGTGCGGCCCTGAACCGCGCGAAGCTGGAACCGGCCCAACTCGGCCTGATCGCCGCCCACGCCACCGGCACGCCCGACAACGATGCATCCGAGTTCGCGGCCCTCTCCAGCCTGCTGGGCGACAAGCTGAGCGACGTGCCGGTCGTCTGCTTCAAGAGTCACCTCGGCCACACCCTCGGCGGCGCCGGGGCGGCGGAACTGATCCTATCCGCGATGGCCATGCGCGACGGCGTCGCGCCCGCGACCGCGAACATCGGCCCCGACGATGTGGAGTACCCGTCCCTGCGCGTCACCACCGGCGCCGCGCGCAACGCGACCATCAACGCCACGCTCAATACGTCCCTCGGCTTTGGCGGCGCCAACACGTGCATCGTGCTGGGTACGCCCCAGTCCCCCATAGCCCCCGGCTTGCCGGGGGAAACCACGATCGAGAAAACCCCCCCGGCAAGCCGGGGGCTAAATGGGCACGGTACACGCGAGGTTTGGATCACGGGCATCGGCGTCCTTCTTCCCGGCATCATCGGGAACGACGCCTTCTTTCACGCGACGCGCGCTGACCATTACAACCGCCAGCGCACGCCCTTAGTTGATGCCGATTACGAGCACCTGTTGAACGCCCGGCGTGTACGCCGCATGAGCACCTACGCGAAGTTCACGCTCGCCGCGGCGTCGATGGCGTGTCGGGATGCAGCACTGAGCGACCGGCCCGACCTGCTGGCCGACACCGGCGCCATTCTCGGCACCACGCACGGCTCAGGCACCTACTGCAACGACTACTACGCCCAGGTGGTTCGCGAGGGCGTACTGGCAGGCAACCCGGTCCTGTTCGCTGAAGGCGTGCCCAACGGTGGCGCGGCCCAGCTGAGCCTGATGCTGGGATTGAAGAACGCTTGCCAGACGATCATCGGAGCCCGCACCGCCGGCATGGATGCACTGCGCCTCGCGTGGCTGCGCATCGCCACCGGCGCCTGCGACCGCACGATCGTCAGCGGCGGTGAGGAAGGCCACGTCGCAATCGACAAGGCCTACGAACAATGCGGCCTGCTGACGCACGCCGTGTCGGCCGGGCCGTTCACGGAGACCACGGGTTTCAACTCAACCGGTGGGGCGGTCTCGTTCGTGATGGAGTCGGCCGACTCGGCCCGCGCACGCGGTGTTCAACCCTACGCCCGCATGGAATCCGCCCATGCCCTGAGCGGCGATCGCGAACTGCTGCCGCGCACGCTGGCGCGGTTGCTGGAGCTGTCGCCGACGGCGCCGCACGTCATCAGCAGCGCCTGCGCCACCTGGATCGACCGCATCGAGGCGAACGCGCTGTCGCGCGGTGCGCCCAACGCTCGCATCGGCGCAACCTACGACTTATGCGGCGAAACCTTCAGCGCCGGCCCGTTGCTCGGCATGGCCGCGGCGATGCTCAGTCGCTCGCTGCCCACACTGGCCCGGCCACCGATC
- a CDS encoding lysophospholipid acyltransferase family protein: protein MTQTEQAIPIAPLPAARNVHPDAAATGPSALVTNALRTFFFVAARAPWLLRLIRPAGVRLAILFCRPLRDATRANALRIFGKRLSRSEQSGFTRGVVANFYDFVADAGRSAQQTRQSLASRIERVIGEPAYLAQRQRKRGAVLVTAHMGAFEVGLAALRGVESNVHVVFKRDPFPSFERLRAAVRQLLGVHEAPIDDGWPSLVRLRDALLADGVVVMQGDRAMPGQRSQVVPLLHGSVRLPTGPVKLAQLTGSPIVPVFVVRTAGGRYEVHLCEAIEVESPDAVAGGDPVDVALRALANRIETFIAKYPQQWLVLEPAFTEDEQRAD from the coding sequence ATGACGCAGACCGAACAGGCCATCCCGATCGCGCCCCTGCCCGCCGCGCGCAACGTCCACCCCGACGCCGCGGCCACCGGCCCGAGCGCGCTCGTCACGAACGCCCTGCGGACCTTCTTCTTCGTCGCCGCCCGCGCGCCGTGGTTGCTGCGCCTCATTCGCCCGGCCGGCGTGCGGCTGGCGATCCTGTTCTGCAGGCCGTTGCGCGATGCGACCCGCGCCAACGCGCTGCGCATCTTCGGCAAGCGCCTGTCACGCAGTGAACAAAGCGGGTTCACGCGCGGCGTGGTCGCCAACTTCTACGACTTCGTCGCCGACGCCGGCCGCAGCGCGCAGCAGACGCGGCAATCGCTGGCGAGCCGCATCGAACGCGTCATTGGCGAACCCGCTTACCTGGCCCAGCGGCAGCGCAAGCGCGGCGCGGTGCTGGTGACGGCTCACATGGGCGCGTTCGAGGTGGGACTGGCTGCGCTGCGCGGCGTGGAATCGAACGTGCACGTCGTCTTCAAGCGCGACCCGTTCCCCAGCTTCGAGCGCCTGCGCGCCGCCGTGCGGCAACTGCTGGGCGTGCACGAAGCGCCGATCGACGACGGCTGGCCGTCGCTCGTGCGCCTGCGCGACGCGCTGCTGGCCGACGGCGTCGTCGTCATGCAAGGCGATCGCGCCATGCCGGGCCAGCGGTCGCAAGTCGTCCCCTTGCTGCACGGCAGCGTGCGGCTGCCCACCGGGCCCGTGAAGCTGGCGCAGCTGACCGGCAGCCCGATCGTCCCTGTCTTCGTCGTGCGAACCGCGGGCGGGCGGTACGAGGTTCACCTGTGCGAGGCGATCGAGGTTGAATCCCCCGACGCCGTCGCGGGTGGCGATCCGGTCGACGTTGCGCTGCGGGCGCTGGCGAACCGCATCGAGACGTTTATCGCCAAGTACCCACAACAGTGGCTGGTGCTGGAACCTGCTTTTACAGAGGATGAGCAACGTGCCGACTGA
- a CDS encoding outer membrane lipoprotein carrier protein LolA has protein sequence MKHFFFVMLLSSVAVTSHAHAQDATQPARTPAPATAPASAFDAELDAIDRKALAHQDLTADFVQEKHSPLLRKPLVSRGTVMAKGPLTLWVTAEPEPSRMSIDSRWVRLYYPKQKVVEEYPVDGRLGAMASSPLPALQDIRKNFTLSPDAGAGLDPVEPAGNTRALRLEPVEALRPYVGFVRVLLDADRGLVLAFEVTDPDGERTLVRFSNLQPDRGLSDDALMLDTPAGTKVVRPVGDAMPAPQQ, from the coding sequence ATGAAGCATTTTTTCTTTGTAATGTTGCTGTCGTCGGTCGCGGTCACGTCACATGCGCACGCGCAGGACGCGACCCAACCCGCGCGCACCCCGGCACCGGCGACCGCGCCGGCATCGGCGTTCGATGCCGAGCTCGATGCGATCGACCGCAAGGCGCTGGCACACCAGGATCTCACCGCCGACTTCGTGCAGGAGAAGCACTCGCCACTGCTGCGCAAGCCACTGGTCAGCCGCGGCACGGTGATGGCGAAGGGGCCGCTCACGTTGTGGGTGACGGCCGAGCCCGAGCCGAGCCGCATGTCGATCGACTCGCGCTGGGTGCGGCTGTACTATCCGAAGCAGAAGGTCGTCGAGGAATATCCGGTGGACGGTCGCCTGGGCGCGATGGCATCGTCGCCGTTACCGGCGCTGCAGGACATCCGCAAAAACTTCACGCTATCGCCCGACGCCGGCGCGGGTCTAGATCCCGTCGAGCCCGCCGGCAACACGCGGGCGTTGCGGTTGGAGCCGGTGGAGGCGCTGCGGCCATACGTCGGCTTCGTGCGCGTGCTGCTCGATGCCGACCGTGGCTTGGTGCTGGCGTTTGAAGTGACCGATCCGGACGGCGAGCGTACGCTCGTTCGATTTTCCAACCTGCAACCCGACCGCGGGCTGAGCGACGACGCGCTAATGCTCGACACGCCGGCCGGCACGAAGGTCGTACGACCCGTGGGCGATGCGATGCCCGCTCCACAGCAGTGA
- a CDS encoding 3-hydroxyacyl-ACP dehydratase FabZ family protein, with product MNRAVDGALLEQLKLILRRDLKLGPNATIADDMPLIGGQMDLDSLDILLLVSSVEKQFGIKIPNEAVGRTMFADVYTLAQFIQDSRDRAAGGATTGQSTAAAQPVDYLAMLPHGPAFRYVSKVTDVQPGKTALGQWTVDGSEPFFAGHFPNRPIVPGVLLIESLAQLAGIALAAGSKTQGGMLVHADVRFESPVAPPATIDLSATVTRQMGDLHQCDVAATVAGTVVARGSVALRLG from the coding sequence ATGAACCGTGCAGTGGACGGTGCCTTGCTAGAGCAGCTGAAGTTGATCCTAAGGCGTGACTTAAAGCTCGGCCCCAATGCGACGATCGCCGACGACATGCCACTGATCGGGGGCCAGATGGACCTCGATTCGCTCGACATCCTGCTGCTGGTCTCCAGCGTGGAAAAGCAGTTCGGCATCAAGATTCCCAACGAAGCCGTCGGCCGAACCATGTTCGCCGACGTATACACCCTGGCCCAGTTCATCCAGGACAGCCGCGACCGCGCCGCGGGTGGGGCGACGACGGGGCAATCGACAGCGGCGGCGCAACCGGTCGACTACCTCGCCATGCTGCCGCACGGGCCGGCGTTTCGGTACGTGTCGAAGGTAACCGACGTGCAGCCGGGGAAGACCGCGCTGGGGCAATGGACGGTCGATGGGTCGGAACCGTTTTTCGCGGGTCATTTTCCGAACCGCCCGATCGTGCCGGGCGTGCTGTTGATCGAAAGCCTTGCCCAGCTCGCCGGCATCGCCCTGGCCGCCGGCTCGAAGACGCAGGGTGGCATGCTGGTGCACGCCGACGTGCGGTTCGAATCGCCCGTGGCGCCACCGGCGACGATCGACCTGTCGGCGACGGTGACGCGCCAGATGGGCGATCTGCACCAATGCGACGTCGCCGCGACGGTCGCGGGGACCGTGGTGGCGCGAGGATCGGTCGCGTTGCGGCTTGGGTAA
- a CDS encoding lysophospholipid acyltransferase family protein: MPTKYYRIGCYLSAFIKQQCIRETVLHRDRLNLPGPFLLACTHLSHIEPMIMSPMVKRPIHWMARIEFYRNRFLGPLLRNTGTFCVNRQGVPVQAIRTAIGLAKAGKIVGIFPEGGCRKGKQLAFRGGKIKGGTSAISLQAQVPIIPVAIVGTDRMTDVERWLPGKYGQVWVAIGEPIYPPPRPTRTQRRAARHALTEQLEQTYVALYQEILETTGLTDDYTP; this comes from the coding sequence ATGCCCACGAAATATTACCGGATCGGTTGCTATCTGTCGGCGTTCATCAAACAGCAATGCATCCGCGAGACCGTGCTCCACCGCGACCGGTTGAACCTGCCCGGCCCGTTCCTGCTGGCCTGCACCCACCTCAGCCACATCGAACCGATGATCATGTCGCCCATGGTCAAGCGGCCGATCCACTGGATGGCGCGAATCGAGTTCTACCGCAACCGTTTCCTGGGCCCGCTGTTACGCAATACCGGCACGTTTTGCGTCAACCGCCAGGGCGTGCCGGTACAGGCCATCCGCACCGCGATCGGATTGGCCAAGGCCGGCAAGATCGTCGGCATCTTCCCCGAAGGCGGCTGCCGCAAGGGCAAGCAGTTGGCGTTTCGCGGTGGCAAGATCAAGGGCGGTACTAGCGCGATCTCGTTGCAGGCGCAGGTGCCGATCATCCCCGTCGCAATCGTCGGCACCGACCGCATGACCGACGTCGAACGCTGGCTGCCCGGCAAGTACGGCCAAGTATGGGTGGCAATCGGTGAACCCATCTACCCGCCACCACGTCCGACACGAACCCAGCGGCGGGCGGCGAGGCATGCGCTGACCGAACAACTAGAGCAGACTTACGTGGCGTTGTATCAGGAGATATTAGAAACGACCGGCCTCACCGACGACTACACCCCATGA